The sequence gctccactgctgtggatgctctaataacAAACTCTAAAGTTATTGTTTCTAGTACTTATGGAGTGACGATGTTGTTACCTTTTAGTTTAGTCTCATCAAATTTAAAGTGGTCAGTTTTTATGAAGTGTTTTCCTTAAGTACTTatataggcgtaaatgcacttttagtctttACATTTTTGacgtttttctattttagtccctatattttatttttaccacttttagtccctaaaccaatttacgcgtgttattttcgtcCTTTCCGTTAGTCAACCAACGGAAATTGCTAAGGTGGCAGCCGaagacattaaaatattattaaaaattccacgtcagcatttattattatttttaaataatttatcaattttaattaaataaaaatagaaataaaataaaaaatcactaaaaattaagataaaaaaactCTCTCTGGTGTTTTCTCTTCATCTCATTTtcttaagttagtttttcttctctctctctcattcgtGTCTCactttctcattctcttctcCGATCTCactttctcattctctctctctctctctctctctctctctctctctcacattcgCGTTTCTCACTCGTGGTACCTGGTGGTGCAGTGGCTCGTGGTGGGTTGAGATTGGGGTGGGGTGGATGAGTTGAGATCGGCTGGGGTGGGTTGAGGTTGGTTTGGGTtgggtgggttgagatcggggtTTGGTGGATGGGTTGAGATCGGCTGGGGTGGGTTGAGGTTGGTCTAGGTtgggtgggttgagatcggctggggtgggttgaggttggtctgggttgggtgggttgagatcggggtTTGGTGGATGGGTTGAGGTTGGTCTAGGTTGGGTGGGTTAAGatgggtggggtggggtggggtggatTGAGGTTGGTctggggtgggtgggttgagaccGACTGGGGTGGCTGGGGTTGAGCTCAGAAGAGAGGGCGAGATGGGTCAGACTGGGTTAGCTTGGGACTTGGGGCTTGGGTCGGCGGCGAAGGCGATATGTGTCAGTGTGTGTCGGTGGCATGCAGCAGGGGAGTTGGGCCGGTGAGgagtggaggaagaaagaaagaaaaatgaaaaggagaAAAGTATTGATGGCTTAGGTCGGCGGTGAGTGGAGGAAGAGGTGGTTGGAGCTGGGCAGTCAAATGGGGCATGTGGTGTTTTGGGTTTGCTAGAGATtgagggttgggtttgggtttgtgatctTTGTGTTTTGGGTTTCCTCGGCATTTGATTCGTGttcttgggtttgattttctgggtttgtgttctatgattttttgggtttgtgttattgtgttcataggcatttgattttattgtttttaattctgcttttttttctttttttttttatagttaaaattgacaaattattttaaaaaataaaaataaatgctgacatgacatttttaataatattttaatgtctcCGGCTGCCACCTCAGCAATTTTCGTCGGTTGACTAACGGAAAGGACAAAAATAACATGCGTAAAttggtttagagactaaaagtgataaaaataaaacgtagggactaaaatggaaaaacgtcaaaatgtagagactaaaagtgcatttatgcctataaaaaactatctttagtcaatggaaaaccctaataaaaataatgcttATTTTCTATTggattatttcctttttttttttttccggaaaacaatctctctctctctctcacgcatcacatctcctataaatattatctttttctttaacctttATAGCCGCGGgaaattgtaattattttggTGCCTACTCTCTCTCACAATCTCACAGTAAGCTCTCttagttttctctcttccctttgcTTTTTCTGTCCTCTCATACTCTCACTATCTCTCCCCCTCTAGTCTCTCCTCTTTCCACAGATCTCTTTCTATCTGTCTCTCACGGTCAACAACTCTTCCTTACAAAGGTATTTATTtaattcctctctaccaaaaccCCAATTTTATTAGATAATCGGTGTTCttgtttggtgttttttttccAATGCTGTGTTAATGGGTTTTGAGGGTTTAGTTGTGTTCAACTCtctgcttttattttatttctatttgtaTATGTTGGTTGTACACATATTTTGATTGAAGGAATCAAGGGAGGATGGCTAGGATAGGATGGGTTTTATTTGAGCTTGATTTTATTTCTTCTCTGTTTGATGGATTCCTGTCTAGACTACTACAGAATTTTGagcttgcttttattttttctcattgtGAATTATGCAAATTGTGTAGTGCCCTATTATAATTAGATTCTTGTCTTAATGTCTGgggaattaaaattattaaagatttttttttttttgtccttcttGTTTTGAGAAAGTTACCCATCTGCCAATTGGAAACTGGGGGGTGAACTGACTCGGGCATGTCAACACAGCAACGAGTACAGAGCAAATGTCCCTCCTTCGCCAAACAAAGTAACATCTTCATATTAGATTCCTATCTTAATGTCTAGGGAAttagtaatattaaagactctacttatttatttatttattgttgttgtccTTCTTGTATTGAGAAAGCTCCTCATTTGCCAATTGGAAATTGGGGAGTGAACTAACTCATGCATGTCAACACAGCAACAAGTAAGAGCAAATGTCCTTCCTTCACCATCTATTCCCCTGTCAATTTTTAGCCTTTAATAACAAACCCTAAAGTTATTGTTTCTAGTACTTATGGAGTGACGATGTTGTTACCTTTTAGTTTAGTCTCATCAAATTTAAAGTGGTCAGTTTTTATGAAGTGTTTTCCTTAagtacttttatatatatatatatatatatatatatatatatatatatatatatatatatatatatatgagtgcTTTCTTTAAGTACACATTTAATtcataatcataatttttttttttttggactatAGATGGATAACCCATCACTTCCTGCTACCATAATAAGGGCAACTACATCCGTTATTGCTTTGGGTGTTGTTCTTTTGAAAGGACTGAGATCTAGGAGGTTTATATCTAGAGAACCTCATGTCAATCGAGAGTATAAAAGAGAGACATATATGAATGATATTCTTTGTAGAGATGATACGCATTGTCTCTATAATATAAGGATGAGACCCATTGCTTTTTATGCGCTATGTAAAATTTTGAGTGAGAATAATCTACTTCAAGAGACCATTCATATGTCCATTAAAGAacaagtgttaatttttttacacaCTATTGGGCATGATGTGAGATTATGAGTTGTTGGTGGGAGGTTTTGTAGATCAGTTAAGACAGTGCACTGATACTTTAGGCATGTCCTTAGAGCAGTTTTGCAATTTTACAAACACATTATTAGAGAGCCTAACAAACATACACCCTTGGAGATAAGAAATAGCAGTAGGTTTAATCCTTATTTCAAGGTAAATTCCAAAGGctttcattttccattttttttatacatataaagATATAAGATAAATGTAACTTATATTGGTTGTAGTTAGGATTGTGTGGGAGCTATTGATGGAACTCATGTTCATGCATCTGTTCCAATTCAAATACAAGGAAGGTTTCACGACCAAAAGGAAGGAACAACACAAAGTGTCCTCACTGCTACTACCTTTGACTTAAAATTCACTTATGAAATTAGCTGGTTGGGAAGAAAGTGCACATGATTCATGTGTCTAAAATGACACTCTCTAGGCAAAAGGGATTAAAAATTCCTGAAGGTATAAGATGAGTAGAAAGTGATTTTATTATGGATAATAGCTTTTGGAGtgatttcttttcctttcgACTATAAACATGTAGGTAAATATTATCTTGGTGATGTTGGTTATGAAGTTCGGAAAGGAATTATATCCCCTTATCGTGGTGTTCGTTACCATTTGAAAGATTATAGTGATAACCCGCCAAGAAATGACAAGGAATTATTCAATCTTCGTCATTCTTCTTTACGCACTAGCATTGAgtgttgtttttgggttttgaagaaACATTTTTGTGTGTTAGATGCAAAACATTTTTGGTCATTCCCAACACAAGTGGATGTAGTCTTAGCTGGTTGCATAATTCACAATCACATAATAGGAGTTGATCCTTTAGACTCAATTATGAGCAATGGGCTTCGTGGTAGTCTATTTGCAAACAAGTAGAAGAGTCCAACAATCACAAAAGGAAGTTcaagaagaaaatagagaatggGTTCAGAAACGAGATGATATCTGTTGTGACATGTGGGATGATTATAATGCTATGGAGTAATTTCATACTCTTTATATTAGCTAGTTGTGTAAtggatttttttggtttcatattTTCAAGACTTCTAtgttaacaattatttttgtttgtcatGGACATCCCCAATTCATATTTTgtattgaatattatttatattgttctttcattttgtctctcttttttttctttttcttttttgtgtgaataTCATTGTAATAGAATTGCAAAAGGTCTAGGACACCATGACCAACTTTAGGTGGTCACAACCAATGCAGAATCTATTACTTGAGATACTTGCAGATGAGGCTCTTCATGGAAATAAACAATCGAACACATTTAAACACGCATCATATGCCAAAGTAGCTGATGCAATTACTAAGAAATTTATGATTGAATATACTCCAAAGCATGTGGAACATCGCTTTAAAACACTCAAAACCAATTGGAATACAATTGCATTGCTTCGTGATAAGAAAAGCGGGTTTGGATGGAATGATGATTTGAAAATGATCACCTGTGATAGGACAGTAAGTTGAGgtaaaaaacttttattatttttattttataggtagAGACTTTTTAGTTTGTATCATTGTAAGTTTAAATCCTTTTACTATTCTTATTGCTCTCATATTAGTTTATGACTCTTTtcctcacttttctttttctttttctttttttaattttataattgtttctttttctttctttacataAGTACATCCCAATCATGCACAATTTCTAAACAAGAAAATTGAGATGTTTGATGAGATGGCTTAAATTGTGGGTAAGGATATGGCTACGGGAGGTTTTTCCATGAGAGTTGGCGATATAAGGGTAGAAGCATTGGATGACTCACCTCCGCTTgctgatgttgatgttgatgatgtatCCAAAAAGAAGCAAGTTGATCCCTCAAATGTGACCT comes from Castanea sativa cultivar Marrone di Chiusa Pesio chromosome 3, ASM4071231v1 and encodes:
- the LOC142628804 gene encoding uncharacterized protein LOC142628804: MTNFRWSQPMQNLLLEILADEALHGNKQSNTFKHASYAKVADAITKKFMIEYTPKHVEHRFKTLKTNWNTIALLRDKKSGFGWNDDLKMITCDRTDMATGGFSMRVGDIRVEALDDSPPLADVDVDDVSKKKQVDPSNVTSNETRSHRRQSYATMIEDVVYQDLSIQLGKVASAIEKIFENQLNFDSLYEEVMKMDRFEVNILASAFDHLNGDETQARSFMLKNDKLCRQWLQNFFDNYLSQF